From a single Nicotiana tabacum cultivar K326 chromosome 8, ASM71507v2, whole genome shotgun sequence genomic region:
- the LOC107780742 gene encoding uncharacterized protein LOC107780742 isoform X2 encodes MRKRRGKTRGFSIQKKRKNNPNGKLEVIIPPDRTVAVGPGASNFVTKLSVTIDQNAKHDVKTWKKVSDLAKERIVAHMLDAFEIPDTQHTRDIILHTGNNSYRYRRSRLHDHFKKFATKEERLQNIGEDVTEVEWKLLVDYFDSDPFKDKVNELVAEQIQEIEEGTDDMDPIVNASFMKIVGEKSGYYRGQGSGLKLTNK; translated from the exons ATGAGAAAAAGAAGGGGGAAGACTAGAGGGTTTTCAATCCAAAAGAAACGCAAAAATAATCCCAATGGAAAGCTAGAGGTGATTATCCCACCCGATCGAACAGTAGCAGTTGGTCCGGGAGCTAGTAATTTTGTTACCAAGCTTTCAGTTACAATTGACCAGAATGCTAAGCATGATGTCAAAACTTGGAAGAAAGTTTCTGATCTAGCAAAAGAAAGGATTGTTGCTCATATGCTG GACGCCTTTGAAATTCCAGATACGCAACATACTAGGGATATTATCCTTCATACAGGTAATAATTCGTATCGATATCGTCGTAGTAGGCTCCATGATCATTTTAAGAAATTTGCTACAAAGGAGGAACGATTGCAAAACATAGGAGAAGATGTCACTGAAGTTGAATGGAAACTCTTGGTGGACTATTTCGACTCTGATCCTTTCAAG GATAAAGTGAATGAATTGGTTGCAGAGCAAATTCAAGAAATCGAAGAGGGTACTGATGATATGGACCCTATTGTTAATGCGTCCTTTATGAAAATTGTTGGAGAAAAGTCAGGCTATTACCGCGGCCAAGGATCGGGACTTAAGCTAACAAATAAGTGA
- the LOC107780743 gene encoding uncharacterized protein LOC107780743 gives MAPYEALYGRRYCSPIRWFKAGETNLLGLDLVQEAMDKVQLIRQGFLAAQSRQKSYANKRRRDLVFTIGDKVFLRVSPMKGVVRFRKRGKLSLRFIRDSPMKGVMQFRKRGKLSLRFIGSYEILDRVGVVVYRLTLPLELSSIHPLFHVSMLRKCISDSSQVLEAPTIPLDEKLSYEEELMTIVDRHVRKLRSKEIEFVKVLRRYHTVEEATWEIEKDMQAKHPHLFQPTGICLS, from the coding sequence ATGGCACCGTACgaagcattgtatggtagaagataTTGTTCTCCTATCAGATGGTTTAAAGCTGGTGAGACTAACTTATTGGGACTCGACCTAGTACAAGAAGCTATGGACAAGGTCCAATTGATCAGACAGGGATTTCTTGCAGCTCAAAGTAGACAAAAGTCTTATGctaataagagaagaagagatttagTGTTCACAATTGGGGACAAAGTGTTCCTACGAGTCTCCCCTATGAAAGGTGTGGTGCGGTTTAGGAAAAGAggcaagttgagccttaggtTTATAAGAGACtcccctatgaaaggtgtgatgcaGTTTAGGAAAAGAGGCAAGTTGAGCCTCAGGTTTATAGGATCATATGAAATACTAGATCGAGTGGGAGTTGTGGTTTATCGTTTGACACTTCCTCTTGAATTGTCCTCTATTCATCCATTGTTTCATGTCTCAATGCTAAGGAAATGTATATCAGACTCATCTCAGGTGCTTGAAGCACCTACTATACCGCTTGATGAGAAGTTGTCTTACGAGGAGGAACTGATGACTATTGTTGATAGGCATGTAAGAAAGCTACGGTCAAAAGAAATTGAGTTCGTAAAAGTCTTACGGCGATATCACACagttgaagaagctacttgggaaataGAAAAAGATATGCAAGCGAAGCACCCCCATTTGTTTCAGCCTACAGGTATATGCCTGAGCTAA
- the LOC107780742 gene encoding uncharacterized protein LOC107780742 isoform X1: protein MRKRRGKTRGFSIQKKRKNNPNGKLEVIIPPDRTVAVGPGASNFVTKLSVTIDQNAKHDVKTWKKVSDLAKERIVAHMLDAFEIPDTQHTRDIILHTGNNSYRYRRSRLHDHFKKFATKEERLQNIGEDVTEVEWKLLVDYFDSDPFKRMSARNKINKAKQGINHICGRKSFGAISFKKDKVNELVAEQIQEIEEGTDDMDPIVNASFMKIVGEKSGYYRGQGSGLKLTNK, encoded by the exons ATGAGAAAAAGAAGGGGGAAGACTAGAGGGTTTTCAATCCAAAAGAAACGCAAAAATAATCCCAATGGAAAGCTAGAGGTGATTATCCCACCCGATCGAACAGTAGCAGTTGGTCCGGGAGCTAGTAATTTTGTTACCAAGCTTTCAGTTACAATTGACCAGAATGCTAAGCATGATGTCAAAACTTGGAAGAAAGTTTCTGATCTAGCAAAAGAAAGGATTGTTGCTCATATGCTG GACGCCTTTGAAATTCCAGATACGCAACATACTAGGGATATTATCCTTCATACAGGTAATAATTCGTATCGATATCGTCGTAGTAGGCTCCATGATCATTTTAAGAAATTTGCTACAAAGGAGGAACGATTGCAAAACATAGGAGAAGATGTCACTGAAGTTGAATGGAAACTCTTGGTGGACTATTTCGACTCTGATCCTTTCAAG AGAATGAGTGctagaaacaaaataaacaaagcaaaacaaGGAATCAATCATATTTGCGGTAGAAAATCCTTCGGGGCAATCTCTTTTAAAAAG GATAAAGTGAATGAATTGGTTGCAGAGCAAATTCAAGAAATCGAAGAGGGTACTGATGATATGGACCCTATTGTTAATGCGTCCTTTATGAAAATTGTTGGAGAAAAGTCAGGCTATTACCGCGGCCAAGGATCGGGACTTAAGCTAACAAATAAGTGA